The following proteins are encoded in a genomic region of Syngnathus acus chromosome 22, fSynAcu1.2, whole genome shotgun sequence:
- the rps6ka5 gene encoding ribosomal protein S6 kinase alpha-5 isoform X2: MAPLAKDIIQRLLTKDPEKRLGSGPNGMENVKKHPFYQKINWEDLAGKKVPAPFKPVIRDELDVSNFAEEFTEMEPTYSPAALPQNCDRIFQGYSFMAPSILFKRNAVMDDPIQLCSGSERPGSVAVARSAMMKDSPFYTNYEMDLKDSALGEGSFSICRRCTHKKTGQKYAVKIVSKRMEAQTQREMAALKLCDGHPNIVKLHEIYHDQLHTYLVLELLGGGELLERIRRKRHFSETEASRIMRKLVSAVSHMHDVGVVHRDLKPENLLFTDESESSEIKIIDFGFARLKPPDNQLLKTPCFTLLYAAPEILKYDGYDESCDLWSLGVILYTMLSGQVPFQCQEQSLTHTSAEEIMKKIKQGDFSFESEAWRNVSQQAKDLIQELLTVDPSKRIKMCGLRYNAWLQDDSQLSSNPLMTPDILGSSTASVHTYVKATFNAFNKCKREGFRLQTVDKAPLAKRRKMKKTSTSTETRSSSGESSHSSSSSSQSQEKNYAEGGDGSHRPAEGTPGTTPVGTPTGTDPGQQQEQPAPPAFHFSDGK, from the exons ATGGCGCCACTGGCCAAAGACATCATCCAGCGGCTGCTCACCAAAGACCCAGAGAAGAGGCTCGGCTCAGGTCCAAATGGGATGGAGAATGTCAAGAAGCATCCGTTTTACCAG AAAATCAACTGGGAGGACCTGGCGGGCAAAAAGGTGCCCGCCCCGTTCAAACCGGTCatccgggatgagctggacgtCAGCAACTTTGCGGAGGAGTTCACGGAGATGGAACCCACCTACTCGCCCGCTGCTCTTCCGCAGAACTGTGACCGCATCTTCCAG ggcTACTCCTTCATGGCCCCCTCCATCCTGTTCAAGAGGAACGCGGTGATGGACGACCCCATCCAGCTGTGCAGCGGCTCCGAGCGGCCCGGGTCAGTTGCAGTGGCCCGCAGCGCTATGATGAAG GACTCTCCTTTCTACACGAACTACGAGATGGACCTTAAGGACAGCGCTCTGGGTGAGGGGAGCTTCTCCATCTGCAGGCGCTGCACGCACAAGAAAACGGGGCAGAAATATGCCGTCAAGATCGTCAGCAAGCG GATGGAGGCACAGACTCAGCGGGAGATGGCGGCTCTGAAGCTCTGCGACGGCCACCCAAACATTGTCAAGTTGCACGAAATTTACCATGACCAG CTGCACACATATCTGGTCCTGGAGCTGCTCGGCGGAGGGGAGTTGCTGGAGCGCATCCGGCGGAAGAGACACTTCAGCGAGACGGAGGCTAGTCGCATCATGCGCAAGCTGGTGTCCGCCGTCAGCCACATGCACGACGTCGGCGTGGTGCACCGGGATCTGAAACCGGAG AATCTGCTCTTCACTGATGAGAGCGAGAGCTCCGAGATCAAAATCATCGACTTTGGCTTCGCTCGCCTCAAGCCGCCGGACAATCAACTGCTCAAGACGCCCTGCTTCACCTTGCTGTACGCCGCGCCCGAGATACTCAAGTATGACGGCTACGACGAGTCGTGTGACCTGTGGAGTCTGGGCGTCATTCTG TATACAATGCTGTCCGGCCAGGTGCCTTTCCAGTGTCAGGAGCAGAGTCTGACCCACACCAGCGCCGAGGAGATCATGAAGAAAATCAAACAGGGAGACTTCTCCTTTGAGAGCGAAGCCTGGAGAAATGTGTCGCAGCAGGCCAAAGATCTCATCCAAG AGCTGCTGACCGTGGACCCGAGCAAGCGGATCAAGATGTGCGGCCTCCGCTACAATGCTTGGCTCCAGGACGACAGCCAGCTGTCTTCCAACCCGCTCATGACGCCAGACATCCTGGGCTCATCCACCGCCTCGGTCCACACCTACGTCAAAGCTACCTTTAAC GCTTTCAACAAATGCAAGCGGGAAGGCTTTCGCCTGCAGACGGTGGACAAAGCGCCGTTGGCGAAGCGGCGCAAGATGAAGAAGACCAGCACCAGCACCGAGACGCGCAGCAGCTCCGGCGAGAGCAGCCACTCCTCGTCCTCTTCGTCACAGTCGCAGGAGAAGAACTATGCCGAGGGGGGTGACGGCAGCCACCGGCCCGCCGAGGGCACGCCGGGCACCACTCCGGTGGGCACACCCACCGGAACGGACCCGGggcagcagcaagagcagccGGCGCCTCCCGCCTTTCACTTTTCCGACGGGAAGTGA
- the dpysl5a gene encoding dihydropyrimidinase-related protein 5a, translating to MTTSAATVRILIKGGKVVNDDCTQEADVYIENGVIQQVGKELMIPGGAKVVDASGKLVMPGGIDTSVHLEETFMNASTADDFYSGTKAALAGGTTMVIAHVLPDKNESLLEAFEQCRSSADAKTCCDYALHVGVTWWGLKVRAEMEKLVREKGVNSFQMFMAYKDMYMLRDNELFQALQHCKDIGAIARVHAENGELVAEGAKEALELGISGPEGIEISRPEELEAEATHRAITIANRARCPIYLVNVSSMAAGDVVATAKMQGRVVYGETTTAHAVLNGAQYYHQDWAYAAGHVTLPPLRLEPSTPNYLMSLLGSDTLSVIGSDHRPFTTKQKAMGKDDFTKIPHGVPGVQDRMSVIWEKGVIGGKIDENRFVAVTSSNAAKIYNLYPRKGRIIPGADADVVVWDPEGSKIISVENQMQGGDMNLYEGLRCHGVPLVTISRGRLVYENGMFTCAEGSGKFCPLRTFPDYLYKKMVQREKCQAAKRVEREPYTGDVVAVANAGKRDVMTSDLDTPTRRCTRHGGVRDLQGSSFSLSGAQIDDKIPKRSSARILAPPGGRSSGIW from the exons ATGACGACCAGCGCGGCCACAGTGCGGATCCTGATCAAGGGCGGCAAAGTGGTGAACGACGACTGCACACAGGAGGCCGACGTCTACATCGAGAATGGCGTCATCCAGCAGGTGGGCAAGGAGCTGATGATCCCTGGCGGGGCCAAGGTAGTGGACGCCTCCGGGAAACTGGTGATGCCCGGTGGTATCGACACCAGCGTGCACCTGGAGGAGACCTTCATGAACGCCTCCACGGCCGACGACTTTTACAGCGGCACCAAG gCAGCCTtagctggcggtaccaccatGGTGATAGCGCATGTCCTGCCAGACAAGAACGAGTCTTTGCTGGAGGCCTTTGAGCAGTGCCGCAGCTCGGCCGACGCCAAAACCTGCTGCGACTACGCGTTGCACGTGGGAGTCACTTGGTGGGGTCTCAAG GTGCGTGCCGAGATGGAGAAGCTGGTGAGGGAAAAGGGCGTGAATTCCTTCCAGATGTTCATGGCCTATAAGGACATGTACATGCTGAGGGACAACGAGCTCTTCCAGGCCCTGCAGCACTGTAAGGACATTGGTGCCATCGCCCGAGTCCACGCGGAGAACGGGGAGCTTGTGGCTGAG GGTGCGAAGGAAGCCTTGGAGCTGGGCATCAGTGGTCCAGAGGGCATTGAGATCAGCAGGCCTGAAGAG TTGGAGGCGGAGGCGACCCACAGGGCCATCACCATCGCCAACAGG GCCCGCTGTCCGATCTATTTGGTTAACGTGTCCAGCATGGCAGCGGGAGACGTGGTGGCCACGGCCAAAATGCAAG GGAGGGTGGTCTATGGCGAGACCACCACCGCCCACGCTGTGCTCAATGGTGCCCAGTACTACCACCAGGACTGGGCCTACGCCGCGGGGCACGTGACCCTGCCGCCCCTGCGCCTGGAGCCCAGCACACCCAATTACCTCATGAGCTTGCTGGGAAG TGACACTCTGAGTGTCATCGGGTCTGACCACCGTCCCTTCACCACTAAGCAGAAAGCCATGGGGAAGGATGACTTCACCAAGATCCCCCACGGGGTGCCGGGCGTTCAGGACCGCATGAGTGTGATCTGGGAGAAAGGCGTG ATCGGAGGCAAGATTGACGAGAATCGCTTCGTTGCCGTCACGAGCTCCAACGCGGCCAAGATCTACAACCTTTATCCCAGAAAAGGAAGGATCATTCCGGGAGCAGATGCCGACGTGGTGGTCTGGGATCCCGAAGGCTCCAA AATCATCTCGGTGGAAAACCAAATGCAGGGCGGCGACATGAACCTTTATGAAGGTCTTCGCTGTCACGGCGTACCCTTGGTCACCATCAGCCGAGGCCGGCTGGTCTACGAGAATGGCATGTTCACGTGTGCCGAGGGATCCGGAAAGTTCTGCCCTCTGAGGACTTTCCCAGACTATCTTTACAAGAAAATGGTTCAGCGGGAAAAG TGCCAGGCGGCCAAGCGAGTGGAGCGCGAACCATACACGGGAGATGTGGTGGCCGTGGCAAACGCCGGAAAGAGGGACGTGATGACCTCGGACCTAGACACTCCGACACGCCGCTGCACCCGTCACGGCGGTGTCAGGGACCTCCAGGGGTCCAGCTTCAGCCTCTCCG GTGCCCAGATCGATGACAAGATCCCCAAAAGATCTTCGGCCAGGATTCTGGCGCCACCCGGCGGGAGGTCCAGTGGGATCTGGTAG
- the rps6ka5 gene encoding ribosomal protein S6 kinase alpha-5 isoform X1, giving the protein MPSPKEGSSRESDLFTVKHELKNANLTGHLERVGIENFELLKVLGTGAYGKVFLVRKVSGHDTGKLYAMKVLKKATIVQKAKTAEHTRSERQVLEHIRQSPYLVTLHYAFQTDTKLHLILDYVNGGELFTHLVQRVRFKEQEVALYSGEIVLALEHLHKLGIVYRDLKLENILLDSNGHIVLTDFGLSKEFDQVDRAFSVCGTIEYMAPEIVEGGESGHDKAVDWWSLGVLMYELLTGGSPFTVDGDENSHTDIARRILKKDPPFPKDMAPLAKDIIQRLLTKDPEKRLGSGPNGMENVKKHPFYQKINWEDLAGKKVPAPFKPVIRDELDVSNFAEEFTEMEPTYSPAALPQNCDRIFQGYSFMAPSILFKRNAVMDDPIQLCSGSERPGSVAVARSAMMKDSPFYTNYEMDLKDSALGEGSFSICRRCTHKKTGQKYAVKIVSKRMEAQTQREMAALKLCDGHPNIVKLHEIYHDQLHTYLVLELLGGGELLERIRRKRHFSETEASRIMRKLVSAVSHMHDVGVVHRDLKPENLLFTDESESSEIKIIDFGFARLKPPDNQLLKTPCFTLLYAAPEILKYDGYDESCDLWSLGVILYTMLSGQVPFQCQEQSLTHTSAEEIMKKIKQGDFSFESEAWRNVSQQAKDLIQELLTVDPSKRIKMCGLRYNAWLQDDSQLSSNPLMTPDILGSSTASVHTYVKATFNAFNKCKREGFRLQTVDKAPLAKRRKMKKTSTSTETRSSSGESSHSSSSSSQSQEKNYAEGGDGSHRPAEGTPGTTPVGTPTGTDPGQQQEQPAPPAFHFSDGK; this is encoded by the exons ATGCCATCCCCGAAGGAGGGATCGTCCAGAGAGAGCGACCTCTTTACGGTGAAACACGAGCTCAAGAACG CCAACCTGACGGGCCACCTGGAGCGGGTAGGAATAGAAAACTTTGAGCTGCTGAAGGTGCTCGGCACCGGAG CGTACGGCAAAGTGTTCCTGGTGAGGAAGGTGAGCGGCCACGACACAGGCAAGCTGTACGCCATGAAAGTCCTGAAGAAGGCCACCATCGTGCAAAAGGCCAAGACGGCGGAGCACACGCGCAGCGAGCGTCAGGTGCTGGAGCACATCCGCCAGTCGCCTTACCTGGTCACGCTCCACTACGCCTTCCAGACCGACACCAAGCTGCACCTCATCCTCG ATTACGTCAATGGCGGCGAACTCTTCACACATTTGGTGCAGCGGGTGCGATTCAAGGAGCAGGAAGTGGCGCTGTACAGCGGCGAGATCGTGCTGGCACTGGAGCACCTCCACAAG CTCGGGATTGTGTACCGCGACTTGAAgctggaaaacattttgctggATTCAAACGGTCACATCGTCCTCACAGACTTTGGCCTCAGTAAAGAGTTTGACCAG GTGGATCGAGCGTTTTCCGTGTGCGGAACTATCGAGTACATGGCTCCCGAGATTGTGGAAGGAGGCGAGTCCGGACATGACAAG GCGGTGGACTGGTGGAGTCTGGGTGTTTTGATGTACGAGCTTCTGACCGGCGGCTCGCCCTTCACCGTCGACGGCGACGAGAACTCGCACACGGACATCGCCAG GAGGATTCTAAAAAAAGATCCTCCTTTCCCCAAAGATATGGCGCCACTGGCCAAAGACATCATCCAGCGGCTGCTCACCAAAGACCCAGAGAAGAGGCTCGGCTCAGGTCCAAATGGGATGGAGAATGTCAAGAAGCATCCGTTTTACCAG AAAATCAACTGGGAGGACCTGGCGGGCAAAAAGGTGCCCGCCCCGTTCAAACCGGTCatccgggatgagctggacgtCAGCAACTTTGCGGAGGAGTTCACGGAGATGGAACCCACCTACTCGCCCGCTGCTCTTCCGCAGAACTGTGACCGCATCTTCCAG ggcTACTCCTTCATGGCCCCCTCCATCCTGTTCAAGAGGAACGCGGTGATGGACGACCCCATCCAGCTGTGCAGCGGCTCCGAGCGGCCCGGGTCAGTTGCAGTGGCCCGCAGCGCTATGATGAAG GACTCTCCTTTCTACACGAACTACGAGATGGACCTTAAGGACAGCGCTCTGGGTGAGGGGAGCTTCTCCATCTGCAGGCGCTGCACGCACAAGAAAACGGGGCAGAAATATGCCGTCAAGATCGTCAGCAAGCG GATGGAGGCACAGACTCAGCGGGAGATGGCGGCTCTGAAGCTCTGCGACGGCCACCCAAACATTGTCAAGTTGCACGAAATTTACCATGACCAG CTGCACACATATCTGGTCCTGGAGCTGCTCGGCGGAGGGGAGTTGCTGGAGCGCATCCGGCGGAAGAGACACTTCAGCGAGACGGAGGCTAGTCGCATCATGCGCAAGCTGGTGTCCGCCGTCAGCCACATGCACGACGTCGGCGTGGTGCACCGGGATCTGAAACCGGAG AATCTGCTCTTCACTGATGAGAGCGAGAGCTCCGAGATCAAAATCATCGACTTTGGCTTCGCTCGCCTCAAGCCGCCGGACAATCAACTGCTCAAGACGCCCTGCTTCACCTTGCTGTACGCCGCGCCCGAGATACTCAAGTATGACGGCTACGACGAGTCGTGTGACCTGTGGAGTCTGGGCGTCATTCTG TATACAATGCTGTCCGGCCAGGTGCCTTTCCAGTGTCAGGAGCAGAGTCTGACCCACACCAGCGCCGAGGAGATCATGAAGAAAATCAAACAGGGAGACTTCTCCTTTGAGAGCGAAGCCTGGAGAAATGTGTCGCAGCAGGCCAAAGATCTCATCCAAG AGCTGCTGACCGTGGACCCGAGCAAGCGGATCAAGATGTGCGGCCTCCGCTACAATGCTTGGCTCCAGGACGACAGCCAGCTGTCTTCCAACCCGCTCATGACGCCAGACATCCTGGGCTCATCCACCGCCTCGGTCCACACCTACGTCAAAGCTACCTTTAAC GCTTTCAACAAATGCAAGCGGGAAGGCTTTCGCCTGCAGACGGTGGACAAAGCGCCGTTGGCGAAGCGGCGCAAGATGAAGAAGACCAGCACCAGCACCGAGACGCGCAGCAGCTCCGGCGAGAGCAGCCACTCCTCGTCCTCTTCGTCACAGTCGCAGGAGAAGAACTATGCCGAGGGGGGTGACGGCAGCCACCGGCCCGCCGAGGGCACGCCGGGCACCACTCCGGTGGGCACACCCACCGGAACGGACCCGGggcagcagcaagagcagccGGCGCCTCCCGCCTTTCACTTTTCCGACGGGAAGTGA